A stretch of DNA from Cytobacillus luteolus:
AAATTACACAGCAAGTGATCATGTAAAAGCCTTATATCAACATATGAATACATCATTTCTTGATATGATTTTAGTGAATGATGAAGGAATTCCTGATAAAATTAAGGCGAAATATGCAAAAGAGCTTGCACAATCCGTTGATTACGACCTGCAGCGCCTTTCTGAACTAGGCCTTGAAATCATCCATGGCAATATTATTAGTTACGAAGACGAAGTGATACGTCATGATACGTCCAAAGTAGCTTCAATCTTATATAAATTAGTTGATTCAGCCCGTGTTTTAGAGGGGAATTAATTTACGAAATCATTTATAATAAAAAGTGCAAACGGATGCACTTTCTAACCATCTACACGGGGGTGATGTTGTGTCATTTGCATCAGAGACAAAGAAAGAACTTACAAATATACAATTAAAGCCTTGCTGTGTTCATGCTGAACTATCTGCTTTAATTCGAATGAATGGCTCACTCTCCTTTTCGAATAGAAAACTAGTCCTAGATATTCAAACGGAAAATGCAGCAATTGCCCGTAGAATATATACATTATTAAAAGCAGAATACAGTGTAACAATTGAGCTACTTGTTCGTAAAAAGATGAGACTGAAAAAAAATAATGTTTATATCGTTCGCCTTGTAGAGCGCGCACAGGAAATTCTAGAAGATTTAAAGATCGTTAACAGCGATGAGGGCTTTTCGTTTTTATATGATATTTCAAAGGAGCTCATTGCTAAAAAGTGCTGTAAACGTTCCTATCTACGAGGGGCATTTTTAGCAGGCGGTTCTGTTAATAACCCAGAAACATCGTCTTATCATCTAGAAATTTTCTCACTCTACAAAGAACATATTGAATCCTTGTGTGAATTAATGAATTCTTTTGGCTTAAATGCAAAAACACTAGAGCGCAAAAAAGGGTATATTACTTATCTTAAAGAAGCAGAAAGAATTACTGAATTTTTGAATATAATTGGGGCTCATAGTGCATTGCTTCGCTTTGAAGATATAAGAATTGTTCGCGATATGAGAAATTCCGTGAACCGTCTTGTAAACTGTGAGACAGCCAATTTAAATAAAACGATTGGTGCTGCACTGCGACAGGTTGAAAATATTCGATTCATAGAATCAACTGTTGGTCTAACTGCATTGCCAGAGAAGCTTCGTGAAATTGCAGAGCTTCGTGTTAATTATGCTGATGTCACTTTAAAAGAACTCGGAGAAATGGTTTCAACAGGAAAAATCAGTAAATCAGGAATCAATCACCGCTTGCGGAAGATTGACGAAATAGCAGATAAAATACGTGCCGGACATCCGATTTCAGATAACTAAAAAACAAAAAAATAGAGGAGGAATTCACAATGGTTGAAAAACAAGTAGAGGTATTATTAAAAACAGGTTTACAGGCGCGTCCAGCTGCCCTTTTCGTTCAAGAGGCAAATAAGTATTCTTCAGATATTTTCCTAGAGAAAGATGGCAAAAAGGTAAATGCGAAAAGTATCATGGGTCTAATGAGCTTAGCAGTCGGCTCTAGAGCTACAATTACGTTAGCTGCTGATGGTAATGATGAAGCAGAAGCTTTAGAAGCTTTAGCAACATTTGTACAACAAGAAGGATAAATGAGGAAAGGCCAATCACGGTTAAGTGAGGGGGCCTTTTTTTGTTCACCTAAAATGCAAGAACGAGTCTGTTCCCTGGTTGATTCGGACAGGTTGAGTGATGGAGTACAGGAACGAATCTGAATTCGAGGCTGATTGGGGCAGGTTGAGTGATGGAGAACAGGAACGAGTCTGAATTCAAGGCTGATTCGGACAGGTTGAGTGAAGGAGTACAGGAACGAGTCTGAATCCAGAGGTGATTCGTACAGGTTGAGCGAGTGAATGCAGGAACGAGTCCGAATCCAGAGGTGATTGGGACAGGTTGAGCGAGAAATAAAAGAACGAGTCGAAATCCAAATCCCAATCACCACACAAAAAAGGTGTCCCTACAAACTAAGGGACACCTTCCTCATCTTATACTTTTATTTACTAGCAGGACCTTCATCAGGCTTTCTTGTTAACACTTGATCAATTAGTCCATAATCAAGAGCTTTTTCAGCAGTCATAAAGTTATCGCGCTCTGTATCACGCTCAATCACTTCTAATGGCTGACCTGTACGCTCTGAAAGGATTGTATTAAGCTTATCACGTAAGAATAGAATACGTTTAGCTGCAATTTCAATTTCAGTTGCTTGCCCTTGTGCTCCACCAAGTGGTTGGTGAATCATTACTTCACTGTTAGGAAGTGCAAAACGTTTTCCTTTTTCACCAGCTGCTAATAGGAAAGCTCCCATAGAAGCTGCCATACCGATACAAATTGTAGACACTTTTGGCTTGATAAACTGCATTGTGTCATAAATAGCCATACCAGCTGTGATAGATCCACCTGGGCTATTGATGTAAAGTGAGATATCTTTTTCTGGATCTTCTGCAGCTAGGAATAATAATTGAGAAACGATTGAGTTTGCAACATTATCGTCAATTGCGCTACCTAACATAATAATACGGTCTTTTAAAAGACGTGAGTAGATATCGTATGCGCGTTCGCCACGGTTTGTTTGTTCAATGACTGTAGGTATTAAGTTCATGTAAATTGTTCCTCCTTTAATTAGTTCTTCAAATATGTATATGTTTATCATACAACTAAGGTCAACTAAGGTCAAACGAAAGGTCTTGCTACCACTATCCTATTTCTACTGAGGGGTAGTTATTACCTCTTTTTAATATGCAAATTGTATCTTGCCCGTTCCTTTGCGCTTCAGGCACTTGCTTTCCGCGGGGAGGAAGTCGAGCCTCCTCGGCGTTGCCGCCTGTGGGGTCTCGACCTTTCCTCATCTCCCGCAGGAGTCAAGTGCCTTCCGCTCCAATCCACTCATATAAATAATAAAGTTACAAATCAAAACAGTACTCAAAGGACCTTAGTAAATTATATGTAAAAAGTAAAACCACAATCACCATGATACCCTTGATTGTGATTTTTTAACCCTTTAAAATGTCTTGCAATGGAAATAAATCTAACTTATAATGATGAATGCAGTGTTTACATTTATTGTAATGCCCTCGTAGTGTAGTGGATAGCACAAGAGATTCCGGTTCTCTTAGGGTGGGTTCGAATCCTGTCGAGGGCGTAAAAATAACCGTTTTACCTTTTTAGAGGTAAGACGGTTTTTGTTTTTTGTTATGCATCTTTATATCCAATTGTACCATCGTAGTCTGCTTCATCAACTGGATTCACACGCCACATTTGCTGGATTGGGTCAAATTCCTCACCGAATTCTTCGCTAAATCCTTTTTCTTTTGCCTCTGCTAGTGTTCCTGTCAATGGACCAGCGTATATAACTTCATTTTTTCTCATAATTACATCCCCCCTTACAATTAGCATCTATCTCTCGTTTTAAAAAATACATACGAAAAGTCATTCCCAACAATTTGCCATTCACCATACAAGGAGGATGATGTAAAATAAGATACAAATGGCTTTTGAAAGGGCATACAGTGAGGAGGGGTGTGAATGAATATGAGAGTAGGGTTATTTCAACAACAGTCACTAAAGTTAACAATGACAAAAGAATTAACACAAGCTATTACGTTACTACAATATTCTTCACTCGAGCTGTCTGAATTTTTACAGGAGCAGACCCTTGAAAACCCACTAATCGAAATTTCTGGCGCAGAAGCTAATTTATATAGTAAGAAGAAAGCACCATTAAAAAGAGCAGAAAGAATGAATCCCTTAGATTTTGTCGACTTACACCAAAAAACCTTACATCAACACTTAAGTGAACAGGTGTCTTTAATTAAACTAGAGCCATATCAGCGTAAAATCGCTGAATATATCATTGATTTATTAGACCATAATGGATATTTAACAATGGACAGTGATGAAATTGCTGCAAATCTTTCTATAACTGAAGAGTTAGTGGAAAATACATTGAATTTAATAAAAAATTTAGATCCTGCAGGAGTTGGAGCTAGAAGTGTGAAGGAATCTTTACTGCTTCAACTTAAAAGACTTCCTAATAGACATCGATCTGCTGAAGATATAATTAGTAATCATTTTGACTTATTCGCCTCCAAATCATGGAGAGAGCTTTCGAAGCAAACTTCTTATGATTTAAAAACAATCCAGGAGGTTAGTGATCTTATCGTTACACTGAACCCTCGTCCGGGTAATGCCTTTTATGACGGGAAACAAGATTACATTACTCCTGATCTTTCTGTCACTGTAGAAAATGGGAATATTGAAATTAACTTACATGATGAGTTGTTACCTAAGGTCTCACTTAATCTCCAGTATTATAACTCGCTGGAAACAGTAAACGATGCACAAGCCCGTTCGTACTTAAAAGAAAAGGCACAACAATGTCAATGGATTATAAAAAGTCTAGAGCAACGAAAACAGACAATCTTACATGTTATGAATGAAATTATTCAAAGACAACCTGATTATTTTTTAAAAGGGACTACCTATTTAAGACCCCTTACGATGAAGGAAGTTGCTGACGCGATCGATGTACATGAATCAACTGTTAGTCGTACATGTCGTGATAAGTATGTTCAGACTCCTTATGGCGTAGTGGAAATGAAGTCTTTTTTTAGTAGTGCAATCCAAACAGCCAATTCAGGTGAAGAAACATCTTCAGCAGGGGTTAAGGAAATGATTGAAAAAATCGTTTCAGAAGAAGATAAAAAGAAACCATTATCCGACCAGAAAATTGTGGAAATATTAAAAGATGAGCATAACATAGTGGTTTCAAGACGAACCATTGCAAAATATCGTGATCAACTTGGGATTCTATCCTCTTCACAAAGAAAAAGATATGATTAATGTTAGGATGTGTTTCACTTGGAAAAAACAAAAATCATCATGTATTCAAAACTAGATTGTCCTCTTTGTATGAAAGCAAAAGTAGTTCTTGAGAAATTAGGGGAAGAATTTCCTATAACAATTGAAGAAGTTGATATATATCAGGATGATGTCCTGTTAGAGAAATATCAAATCATGATTCCAGTCGTTGAAATTGATGGTGAAGAGATTACTTATGGAATTGTCGATAAAGATTCAATAAGAAAGCGTTTACTTGATAAAACGCCTATTGAATAACGTTTTTACTACTGATAGAATATACTTGTAAAGATAGAAATCATTGATGAAGTAGCCTTCAGTGATTTTTTTTACGACTAGTGGGACATAATATGTCATATAGGGACATAAAATGTCCCGTCTGGTAAAAAGGGGAAATTTCAGTGAAGTCAATTCTTGAGATTCAAAGTAAATTGTTACCTGATTTACTTGAAGTTATGCAGAAGCGTTACAATATCCTGAAATACATACGGTTGATGCAACCTATTGGAAGAAGAAGCTTATCTACAAGTCTTGAACTTACTGAACGAATTCTTCGGGCCGAAGTTCAATTTTTGAAAGATCAAGACCTTATCGATATAGGTTCATCCGGTATGAGTCTAACAGAAGAAGGAACGATTTTGTTTCTTCAACTAGAGGAATTGATGAAAGAAGTATCTGGTTTAAAAGTTTTGGAATCAAAACTGAAGAAAAAATTAAAACTAAGAGATGTTATCGTTGTTTCAGGAGATAGTGATGTTTTCCCTTGGGTAAAAAAAGAAATGGGAAGAGCTACTATTACAAGGATGAAGGAGTACCTAACAGATAGAAATATCATTGCTGTAACAGGTGGAACAACCCTTGCTGCTGTAGCTGAGATGATGACTGCCGATTTTAAAAATCGCGATATGCTCTTCGTGCCAGCCCGTGGTGGTTTAGGTGAACATGTTGAAAATCAAGCAAATACAATCTGCGCAAAAATGGCAGAGAAGGCAGTAGGTAATTACCGACTTTTACATGTACCAGATGTTGTAAGTCCTGATGCCTATCAATCTTTTGTAGCAGAACCCTCTATCCAAGATGTCCTTGATCTAATTAAGTCCTCAAGTATTGTTGTTCATGGTATTGGAGATGCTATAACAATGGCAGAACGTAGAAAAACCTCTCCAGAGGATGTACAGAAAATCATAGCGTCACATGGAGTTGCCGAGGCATTTGGTTATTATTTTAACCAAGAGGGTATTGTTGTTCATAAGGTTCAAACGATTGGTATTCAGCTTGAGCATTTAGACAAAATTGAACATGTTATTGCGGTTGCGGGTGGTGCTTCAAAGGCTAAGGCAATTGAATCATACATGAAGCAAGCGCCTCATTCCATTTTAATTACAGATGAAGGTGCTGCCAATCAATTGGTAGAATCACATACTTAAAATTATTAATGTTTAGTCAACTAAAGGAGGAAATTTTAAAATGGCAATTAAAGTAGGTATTAACGGTTTTGGTCGTATTGGTCGTATCGTATTTCGTGCAGCTTTAAACAACCCAAACATTGATGTTGTGGCTGTAAATGATTTAACCGATGCTAACATGCTTGCACATCTATTAAAATATGATACAGTTCACGGCAAACTTGATGCTGAAGTATCTGTTAATGGCACAAACCTAGTGGTAAATGGGAAAGAAATTTTAGTTAAAGCAGAACGTGATCCAGCTTTATTAGGTTGGGGAGACCTTGGTGTTGATGTAGTTATTGAATCAACTGGTCGTTTTACAAAGCGTTCAGATGCAGCTAAACATTTAGAAGCTGGTGCTAAAAAGGTAATCATCTCAGCTCCTGCGTCAGATGAAGATATCACAATTGTAATGGGTGTAAACCATGAAAATTATGATGCAGCTAACCATCACGTTATCTCGAATGCATCTTGTACTACAAACTGTTTAGCACCATTTGCAAAGGTACTTAATGATAAATTCGGTATTAAACGTGGAATGATGACAACTGTTCACTCATACACAAATGACCAACAAATTCTAGATTTACCACATAAAGACTATCGTCGTGCTCGTGCCGCTGCAGAAAATATTATCCCAACTTCAACTGGGGCAGCAAAAGCAGTTTCATTAGTTCTTCCAGAATTAAAAGGAAAACTAAATGGTGGAGCAATGCGTGTACCAACTCCTAACGTTTCATTAGTTGACCTTGTTGCTGAGCTTAACACAGATGTTACAGCTGAAGATGTGAATGCAGCATTTAAAGCAGCTTCTGAAAATGAGTTAAAAGGAATCCTTTACTATAGCGAAGAGCCATTAGTATCAAGTGACTACAACGGTAGCCCAGCTTCTTCAACAATCGATGCATTATCTACAATGGTAATGGAAGGAAGCATGGTTAAAGTTATTTCTTGGTATGATAACGAAAGTGGATATTCTCACCGTGTAGTTGACCTTGTTGACTATATCGCTTCAAAAGGTTTATAAGATCGTTCTTCTGTCGAAAAATAGCCTTGGATTTTCTTGGTATATTAACCAAACTAATACTATAATAGATGTTGGTGTTAAACAAAGGGGAGAGGGGCAGATACCCCTCTCCTATTTTTAAGTATTAGAGGTTGTTCAAAAAGTCCGGGAAAAATAACTGTCGAATTTCTTCGTCAGCTTGCTCCTCCACTCCTCACGTATTATAAGCATACGCTCTGGTGCTCGGAGGCTGCACTTCCTCGAACTTCTCGGCTCTTTTTGTCCTCCTTCTTGAACAAACAATATGGAAACGGAGGGTATTAAATGAACAAAAAATCGGTTAGAGATATCGAAGTAAATGGAAAACGAGTATTTTGCCGTGTTGATTTTAATGTTCCGATGAAAGATGGCGCAGTTTCAGATGATACAAGAATCCGCGCAGCACTTCCTACCATTCAGTTTTTAACTGAAAAAGGCGCGAAGGTAATATTAGCTAGTCATCTAGGACGTCCCAAGGGTGAGGTTGTTGAGGAAATGCGCTTAACAGCAGTGGCTGGACGTTTAAGTGAACTGTTAGGAAAAGAAGTACATAAAACAGATGAAGCGTATGGGGATTCGGTAAAACAGAAGATTGAGGAATTGAATCAAGGTGATGTTTTACTACTTGAAAATGTACGTTTTTATCCTGGAGAAGAAAAGAACGATTCAGAATTAGCAAAGTCTTTTGCAGAGTTAGCAGATATTTATGTAAACGATGCCTTTGGTGCAGCACACCGAGCTCATGCATCAACAGAAGGAATTGCGAATTACCTACCAGCTGTATCAGGTTTATTAATGGAAAAAGAACTTGAGGTATTAGGTAAAGCTCTATCAAACCCAGATAGACCATTTACAGCAATCATTGGTGGAGCAAAGGTTAAAGATAAAATCGGAGTGATCGAAAACCTACTAGAAAAAGTTGATAACTTAATTATCGGTGGTGGACTAGCTTATACATTTGTAAAAGCACAAGGCCATGAAGTAGGTAAGTCACTTCTAGAGGAAGATAAAGTTGATTTAGCAAGGTCCTTTATGGAAAAAGCAAAAGAAAAAGGCGTTAAATTCTACATGCCGGTTGATGCTGTCGTTGCAGATGACTTTTCAAATGATGCAAATACAAAAGTAGTTGCAATCGATTCGATTCCATTTGATTGGGAAGCCTTGGATATTGGACCTGAAACTAGCAAATTATATAGTGATGTGATTGCTAACTCTAAACTAGTTATTTGGAACGGACCAATGGGCGTGTTTGAACTAGAAGCATTTGCAAATGGTACGAAGTCTGTAGCACAAGCACTTGCTAATGCAGAAAATACATACACCGTCATAGGTGGTGGAGATTCTGCAGCAGCTGTTGAGAAATTTAATTATGCAGAAAAAATGGACCACATCTCAACAGGCGGAGGAGCATCCCTAGAATTCATGGAAGGCAAAGCACTTCCAGGAGTGGTTGCTTTAAACGATCGCTAATTTTTAAAAAACGAAATGAGAGAGGTGTAGCATGAGGAAGCCAATTATCGCAGGAAACTGGAAAATGCACAAAGTTCTTTCAGAAGCTACTTCATTTGTTGATGAGGTAAAAGGTCTTATTCCATCATCACAAGTTGTAGATTCAGTCGTATGTGCACCTTCACTATTTTTAGCACAATTAGTATTAAGCGCAAAAGGTACAGAATTAAAAATCGGTGCTCAAACTATGCACTTTGAAGAAAGTGGCGCGTTTACAGGCGAAGTAAGCCCTGTTGCCTTAAAGGATGTAGGAGTAAGCTACGTAATTATCGGGCATTCTGAGCGCCGTGAAATGTTTGCAGAAACAGATGAAACAGTAAACAAGAAAACACTTGCAGCTTTCCAGCATGGGTTAACACCGATTGTTTGTTGTGGTGAAACATTAGAACAACGTGAAGCAGGACAAACAAATGAAATTGTGGGCTCACAAATTCAAAAGGCACTAACTGGCTTAACTGAAGAGCAAGCCAAAAATGTCGTAATTGCTTATGAACCAATTTGGGCAATAGGCACAGGTAAGTCATCTTCTGCAGAAGAAGCAAACGAGACGTGTGGTTACATCCGTAAAATTGTAGCTGAGCAATTCTCAAGCGCTGTAGCTGATGATGTTCGTATTCAGTATGGTGGAAGTGTTAAACCAACGAATATTAAAGAATATCTATCTCAACCACATATCGATGGTGCATTAGTTGGTGGTGCAAGCTTAGAGGCTGCGAGTTTCCTACAATTGTTGGAGGCAGGTAATAATGAGTAATAAGCCAGTTGCTCTCATTATTTTAGATGGATTTGCGCTACGTGAAGAAACAAAGGGAAATGCTGTAACCCATGCAAATAAGCCAAACTTTGACCGTTACTGGAATCAATATCCTCATGCTTCATTAGTTGCTAGCGGGGAAGCTGTTGGTTTACCAGAAGGACAAATGGGGAATTCAGAGGTTGGGCATTTAAATATTGGTGCTGGACGAGTGGTTTACCAAAGTTTAACGAGAGTAAATGTTGCGATTCGTGAAGGTGAATTTGAACAAAATGAAACATTCCTTCAGGCAATGACTCATACTAAAGAGAAAAACTCCAACCTTCATGTATTCGGCTTGTTATCTGACGGAGGTGTACATAGTCATATTCAGCATCTATATGCATTGTTAAAGCTAGCAGCTGCTGAAGGTGTAAAAAATGTGTATGTACACGGATTTCTAGATGGTAGGGATGTTGGACCTCAAACAGCGAAACAATATGTTGAAGAATTGAATGAAGAGATGAGAAAAATAGGTGTTGGTGAAATTGCTACGATATCTGGTCGATACTACTCGATGGACCGTGATAAGCGCTGGGAACGTGTTGAAAAAGCATACCGAGCGATGGTGTATGGTGAAGGACCAACGTATCAAAGTGCACTAGAATGTGTCAACGATTCCTATGAAAATGGCATCTATGATGAATTCGTTTTACCATCTGTTATTTTAAAACAAGATGGTTCACCAGTTGCTACGATCCAGGATAATGACGCTGTTATTTTCTATAACTTCCGTCCTGACCGTGCGATTCAAATCTCGAATACATTTACGAACGAAGATTTTAGGTCATTTGAACGTGGAGAGAAACATCCTAAGGATTTAAATTTTGTGTGCCTAACCCACTTTAGTGAGACCGTTCAAGGTTATGTAGCATTCAAACCAACGAATTTGGATAATACACTTGGTGAAGTTTTAGCCCAAAATGGATTAAAGCAGCTACGAATTGCAGAGACTGAAAAGTATCCGCATGTAACTTTCTTTATGAGCGGAGGGCGCGAAGCGGAGTTTCCTGGAGAAGAGAGAATATTAATTGACTCTCCAAAGGTTGCAACGTATGACTTGCAACCTGAAATGAGTGCATATGAAGTGAAGGATGCTCTTTTAAAAGAAATAAAAGCAGATAAGCATGACGCAATCATCTTAAACTTTGCAAACCCAGATATGGTTGGACATTCAGGAATGTTGGAACCTACAGTTAAAGCAATCGAAGTAGTAGATGAATGCTTAGGTCAGATTGTAGATGCTATCATTGCTAAAGGTGGAACGGCAATTATTACTGCTGACCATGGCAACGCAGATGAAGTGATCACGTTAGAAGGAACTCCAATGACAGCTCATACGACCAATCCTGTTCCAGTTATCGTTACGCAAGATGGAATCGAATTACGTCAGGATGGCATATTGGGAGATTTAGCTCCGACTGTTTTGGATTTATTAAAAGTTAGTAAGCCTTTAGAAATGACAGGCATAAGTTTAATTAAAAATTAATTTACATAAGGAGAGATTATTCATGTCAATTATTGTTGATGTATATGCTCGCGAAGTATTAGATTCACGTGGGAACCCAACTGTTGAAGTAGAAGTTTATACAGAGTCAGGTGCATTTGGTCGTGCGATCGTTCCAAGTGGTGCTTCTACTGGTGAACACGAAGCAGTAGAATTACGTGATGGTGATAAAAGCCGTTATTTAGGAAAAGGTGTACTAAATGCAGTACATAATGTAAATGAAAAGATTGCTCCAGAAATTGTTGGCTTTGACGTAACAGAGCAAGTGGCAATCGACAGAGCGTTAATCGAGCTTGATGGCACTCCAAACAAAGGAAACCTTGGTGCAAATGCAATCCTAGGTGTATCAATGGCTGTTGCACATGCTGCTGCTGATTTCTTAGAAATTCCATTATACCAATACCTAGGCGGATTCAATTCTAAAACTCTTCCAACTCCAATGATGAACATCATCAATGGTGGAGAGCATGCTGATAACAACGTGGACATCCAAGAATTCATGGTAATGCCTGTAGGAGCTGAGTCTTTTAAAGAAGCTTTACGTATGGGAACTGAAATTTTCCACGCTTTAAAAGCTGTTTTAAAAGAAAAAGGATTAAACACAGCTGTTGGTGATGAGGGTGGATTCGCTCCAAACTTAGGTTCAAATGAAGAAGCTCTTCAAACAATTATGACTGCAATTGAAAAAGCAGGCTACAAACCAGGTGAGCAAGTGAAGCTTGCAATGGATGCTGCATCTTCTGAGTTCTATAACAGAGAAGACGGCAAATACCACTTAAAAGGTGAAGGCAAAGTATTCACTTCAGAAGAAATGGTATCTTTCTACGAAGATCTTGTAAACAAATACCCAATCATCTCAATCGAAGATGGTTTAGATGAAAATGACTGGGAAGGTCATAAATTACTAACTGAGCGTATTGGTAATCGCGTTCAATTAGTAGGTGACGACTTATTCGTTACAAACACTGAGAAGTTAAGCCAAGGTATTGAAAAAGGAATTGCTAACTCAATTCTAATCAAAGTGAACCAAATTGGTACATTAACTGAAACATTTGATGCAATTGAAATGGCGAAGCGTGCAGGCTATACAGCAGTTATCTCTCACCGTTC
This window harbors:
- the eno gene encoding phosphopyruvate hydratase; protein product: MSIIVDVYAREVLDSRGNPTVEVEVYTESGAFGRAIVPSGASTGEHEAVELRDGDKSRYLGKGVLNAVHNVNEKIAPEIVGFDVTEQVAIDRALIELDGTPNKGNLGANAILGVSMAVAHAAADFLEIPLYQYLGGFNSKTLPTPMMNIINGGEHADNNVDIQEFMVMPVGAESFKEALRMGTEIFHALKAVLKEKGLNTAVGDEGGFAPNLGSNEEALQTIMTAIEKAGYKPGEQVKLAMDAASSEFYNREDGKYHLKGEGKVFTSEEMVSFYEDLVNKYPIISIEDGLDENDWEGHKLLTERIGNRVQLVGDDLFVTNTEKLSQGIEKGIANSILIKVNQIGTLTETFDAIEMAKRAGYTAVISHRSGETEDNTIADIAVATNAGQIKTGAPSRTDRVAKYNQLLRIEDQLANTAQYAGAKAFYNLK